A window of the Cicer arietinum cultivar CDC Frontier isolate Library 1 chromosome 6, Cicar.CDCFrontier_v2.0, whole genome shotgun sequence genome harbors these coding sequences:
- the LOC101497499 gene encoding LOW QUALITY PROTEIN: alpha-farnesene synthase-like (The sequence of the model RefSeq protein was modified relative to this genomic sequence to represent the inferred CDS: deleted 1 base in 1 codon), translating to MTMSSSTNQSEEKELDMRRTANYKPNIWKHDFLQTLGTPYDKEEFAMQLNKLVAQVKCLFVKESDILHKLQLADWIQKLGLANHFGKEIDEFLQTIFVSHQNKKNFGDVQRLYFSALCFRFLRQHGYDVFPDRLSNYIDVKKGIVVEKDHLCFSDAKDIMELLEASHLGLEGEQILDELKKLATTWLKDCFTSSAINIKEFNVDVERVVHALELPSHWRVPWFGVKWHVKHFQTEKDMDPDLLELAKLNFNITQVKLQREVKELSRWWEKLGLKKDFNFSRNRLVESFMCATGVAFEPKYKSLRKWLTKVIILVLLIDDVYDIYASFEELKPFTTALIQRWDAKELELPEYMTICFNALQDVTNEIAYEIAGENNYNMVLPYLKKAWMEFCNALYVEAKWDKTGYIPSLEEYLSNAWITSSGPLILLHSYFATTYEFQLTDEIDNFSHIYQDLVYNVSLVIRLCNDLGTAEAESERGDTASSIACYMNENDVSEEEARKHIQDIINSAWKKINGQCSTRLVASMEPFLNQARNAARVAHTLYLNGDGFGIQDRDIKKHILSLLVEPF from the exons AAAGAAGAATTTGCTATGCAGTTAAACAAGCTAGTGGCTCAAGTAAAATGCCTTTTTGTTAAAGAGTCGGACATTTTGCATAAATTACAGTTGGCTGATTGGATTCAAAAACTAGGCCTTGCTAATCACTTTGGGAAGGAAATTGACGAGTTTCTTCAAACTATATTTGTCTCtcaccaaaacaaaaaaaactttggTGATGTGCAA AGACTGTATTTTTCTGCACTATGCTTTAGGTTTTTAAGACAGCATGGATATGATGTGTTTCCTG ATCGTCTAAGTAACTACATAGATGTGAAAAAGGGTATAGTGGTAGAGAAGGATCACCTATGTTTTAGTGATGCTAAAGATATTATGGAGCTTCTTGAGGCCTCACATTTGGGCTTAGAAGGTGAGCAAATCTTGGATGAACTCAAAAAATTAGCAACAACTTGGCTCAAAGATTGTTTCACTTCAAGTGCTATCAACATAAAAGAGTTTAACGTTGATGTTGAAAGAGTGGTCCATGCGTTGGAGCTCCCTTCCCATTGGAGAGTGCCATGGTTTGGTGTGAAATGGCACGTGAAGCATTTCCAAACTGAGAAAGACATGGACCCTGATTTGCTTGAATTAGCAAAATTAAACTTTAACATAACGCAGGTCAAACTTCAAAGGGAGGTCAAGGAATTGTCCAG gTGGTGGGAGAAACTTGGATTAAAAAAAGACTTCAACTTTTCACGAAATAGGTTGGTTGAAAGCTTCATGTGTGCAACAGGGGTTGCTTTTGAGCCCAAATATAAATCTTTGAGGAAATGGCTGACTAAAGTGATTATTTTGGTACTATTGATAGATGATGTTTATGACATATACGCCTCTTTTGAAGAACTCAAGCCGTTTACAACGGCATTAATTCAGAG ATGGGATGCAAAAGAACTTGAACTTCCAGAGTACATGACAATTTGCTTCAATGCACTTCAAGATGTCACAAATGAAATTGCATATGAAATTGCAggagaaaataattataatatggtGTTACCTTACCTAAAGAAGGCG TGGATGGAGTTTTGCAATGCGTTATACGTGGAAGCAAAGTGGGACAAAACGGGATATATTCCATCGTTGGAAGAATATCTAAGCAATGCATGGATTACATCTTCGGGGCCATTAATTTTGCTTCATTCATATTTTGCCACAACGTATGAATTTCAGTTAACAGATGAGATTGATAATTTTTCACACATATATCAAGATCTTGTCTACAATGTATCTCTCGTTATTCGGTTGTGCAATGATCTGGGGACCGCAGag GCCGAAAGCGAAAGGGGAGATACTGCTTCGTCAATTGCATGCTATATGAATGAAAATGATGTTTCAGAGGAAGAAGCAAGAAAACATATCCAAGACATTATAAACAGTGCATGGAAAAAGATTAATGGACAATGCTCCACAAGACTAGTGGCTTCAATGGAACCATTTCTTAATCAAGCCAGAAATGCAGCACGTGTGGCCCACACACTTTATCTAAATGGCGATGGGTTTGGTATTCAAGATCGAGATAtcaaaaaacacattttatcaCTACTTGTTGAACCCTTCTAG